A genomic region of Gossypium hirsutum isolate 1008001.06 chromosome D01, Gossypium_hirsutum_v2.1, whole genome shotgun sequence contains the following coding sequences:
- the LOC107921621 gene encoding uncharacterized protein, protein MARIRCLTKKANKSIEEHASSATAVCESEPSKPAKKVVEEEKEREEKDFDVNIFAALESVGANIENLELDGARPTKVAKVASPIQDATDDAGAEPEHEEQFENYEKSKDKKRKLSKDKTEENKRRRKKHRAATAMAADN, encoded by the exons ATGGCAAGAATAAGATGTTTGACCAAGAAAGCCAACAAATCCATTGAAGAACATGCGTCCTCTGCTACCGCAGTTTGTGAGTCAGAACCCTCCAAACCAGC AAAAAAAGTTgttgaagaagagaaagaaagagaagagaaagattTTGATGTGAACATTTTCGCTGCACTCGAATCTGTGGGTGCAAATATTGAAAATCTAGAACTAGATGGAGCGAGACCGACAAAAGTTGCTAAG GTGGCCTCTCCCATACAAGATGCAACCGATGATGCCGGGGCTGAGCCAGAACATGAGGAGCAATTCGAAAACTATGAAAAGTCCAAAGACAAGAAAAGGAAGCTCTCCAAGGATAAGACGGAGGAGAAcaaaaggagaaggaagaaacATCGTGCAGCCACAGCAATGGCTGCGGATAActga